One window from the genome of Hydra vulgaris chromosome 02, alternate assembly HydraT2T_AEP encodes:
- the LOC105849449 gene encoding uncharacterized protein LOC105849449 isoform X2, producing the protein MMRSDKITPRTQAAIEEDLNFYLDQQTDRKWFISKPDKELATIIEKRLERYKRQEQMRMKYLEEKERCKSAPPPLDESDENLTPTKKRYKSGPANLDMFDSTLTDPDFAVEEDSFKGSDDDFEYGAAHNKTPKVLPKGSMQVNKKITREELMAVTTPICARGLISIELQTWLLSSVVNYLGGDVNQMGISKSSISRERAKVIEHQGNF; encoded by the exons ATGATGAGAAGTGACAAAATAACACCAAGAACACAAGCTGCTATTGAAGAAGACCTAAATTTCTATCTAGACCAGCAAACAGACAG gaaGTGGTTTATTTCTAAGCCAGATAAAGAGCTAGCTACCATCATTGAGAAACGACTAGAAAGGTATAAAAGACAAGAACAAATGAGAATGAAGTACCTAGAGGAGAAAGAAAGATGTAAATCAGCTCCCCCACCACTTGATGAAAGTGATGAAAACTTGACGCCAACTAAGAAAAG atacaaGTCTGGTCCAGCCAATTTGGATATGTTTGACTCAACTTTGACAGATCCAGATTTTGCTGTAGAAGAAGACTCATTCAAAGGTAGTGATGATGACTTTGAATATGGTGCTGCTCATAATAAAACCCCAAAAGTCTTACCTAAAGGCTCAAtgcaagtaaataaaaagattacaaGAGAAGAATTGATGGCAGTAACTACACCTATTTGTGCTAGAGGGTTAATCAGCATTGAATTACAAACCTGGCTGTTGTCGTCTGTTGTTAATTATCTGGGAGGAGATGTTAATCAGATGGGCATTTCTAAATCCAGTATTTCAAGAGAAAGAGCGAAAGTAATTGAACATCAAGGTAATTTTTAA